ACCGTGTTTATAGGTGCGGTCGACTTCATGAATGTGGTCACGCAGCTCGTTGAGAATAATCCGGGTATCGGCTGACAACATCTCTTTGACCTGTTCTCCACAGGCCAACATCGCTTGCAGATTGGCTTTGATTGAACCGGTACGCTCGTGATCGGTCACCAAGGCCGCCAGTTCATCATTCGGATTTTCCAGTAACTCTTCGTTGTCGGTAAAGCCAGGCAAACAACCCGTGACTTGCGACATCGCCTGCAACAGAAGATCACGGGTTTCAGACGGTAGAGGCTCGACGCCATTTAACTGTTTAAAGATGGTGCGCATCAAGCGCAGGCTAATCTCGGCGCGCTCGGCATAACGGCCAAACCAGAACAGGTTTTCAATAACGCGACTAGGGAGATTGGTGACCTGTGCTTCATCACGAGGAAAAGCCGCCACAGTGGACTGTTCAACACTTTCGGGACGGTCACTGAGGATCCAGGTATCCTTGCTGCGAGAGCCTGACAGCTTCGTCACAATCACTTCTGAAGTAGACTCAGCCACCCGGCTAAGACCACCCGGCATCACGCTATAGCCATCTTTTCCGGCGACGGTAAAGGTGCGCAAAATCCCGGGTCGGCCATCCAGTTGTTGGCCGTGCCAGATTGGCGCTTGTGAGCCGGGGATATAACACTGCGCGACATAGCCCGCCGGATTTTTTGCCAGCATTTTCAGCGTTTCGGCTCTGGCTTTAGCATTCAGACTATGGCCATAAATACTTTTACTACCAAAACTACGATAGGTCGGCTTGATGATCAGTTGATCAAGATGATTGATGACGTAGTCATAATCCTGCGGATTACCGCACCACCAGGTACGCACAGAAGGCAGTTGTAATGGCTGTCCCATCAGGAACTGGCAAATATCCGGCAAAAAGGCCAGCAAGCCTGGTGCTTCCAGCACACCACTGCCCAACGGGTTGGCTAATACCACATTGCCATTACGCGCCACTTCCAGCAGCCCGGGAACACCGAGCATAGAATCAGCACGTAACTCTGCCTGATCGCAGAAAGAATCATCCAGCCGCCGCAAAATAACATCTACCGGCGACAGGCCGTTAAGTGATTTCATCCATACCTTACCGTTACGAACCGTAAGGTCGCCTCCTTGCACCAACGGGTAACCAAGATAGTTGGCAAGATAGGCATGTTCAAAGTAGGTGCTGCTATAGGCACCCGGTGTCAGCACCACAATGCGTGGCGTATCAGTTTTGTGACTGACTAAATCTGCCAGCGTCTGCCGTAGCGTTTGAAAGAACGCCGACAGGCGCAACACATTACTATCGCGGAATAATCCCGGCATCACCCGCGACACCACCGTACGATTTTCCAGCGCGTAGCCACTGCCGCTCGGGGATTGGGTACGATCGCCAATCGCCACAAACTGACCATTAGCGCCGCGCACCAAATCCACCGCATGCAGTATTAGCGCTTTCACGCCTGGAAGCCGCATACCATGACACTGCCGCAGGAACCCGGGATCAGCAAACACGATTTCTGACGGCACAATGCCCTGCTTCAGCAAGCGTTGCTCGCCATATAAATCGCGGTAGATCAGTTCAAAAAGTTCGGAGCGCTGTGCTAAACCTTGTTCTATCGCCGCCCATTCATCACTGGCGATCACATTGGGGATGATGTCCAGCGACCAAACACTCGGTGACAGCGGGTCATTGTTCAGATCGTAGGTTGCACCGTCATCCCGCAGGATGCGCTGTGCTCGCCGATAACGATCATCCATGC
This portion of the Shewanella yunxiaonensis genome encodes:
- a CDS encoding circularly permuted type 2 ATP-grasp protein — protein: MSSPLANPSAPEHPPVPNVPYTKPDGAFDEAFDEGRAPRAHWQQLLEHIGRLGADGMDDRYRRAQRILRDDGATYDLNNDPLSPSVWSLDIIPNVIASDEWAAIEQGLAQRSELFELIYRDLYGEQRLLKQGIVPSEIVFADPGFLRQCHGMRLPGVKALILHAVDLVRGANGQFVAIGDRTQSPSGSGYALENRTVVSRVMPGLFRDSNVLRLSAFFQTLRQTLADLVSHKTDTPRIVVLTPGAYSSTYFEHAYLANYLGYPLVQGGDLTVRNGKVWMKSLNGLSPVDVILRRLDDSFCDQAELRADSMLGVPGLLEVARNGNVVLANPLGSGVLEAPGLLAFLPDICQFLMGQPLQLPSVRTWWCGNPQDYDYVINHLDQLIIKPTYRSFGSKSIYGHSLNAKARAETLKMLAKNPAGYVAQCYIPGSQAPIWHGQQLDGRPGILRTFTVAGKDGYSVMPGGLSRVAESTSEVIVTKLSGSRSKDTWILSDRPESVEQSTVAAFPRDEAQVTNLPSRVIENLFWFGRYAERAEISLRLMRTIFKQLNGVEPLPSETRDLLLQAMSQVTGCLPGFTDNEELLENPNDELAALVTDHERTGSIKANLQAMLACGEQVKEMLSADTRIILNELRDHIHEVDRTYKHGLPSVPEESLDSLVTTLLALSGLNNESMLRGMDWMFQEIGRRTERALLTATLLKATLGKPLPTIQQQLILESLLLSVEALISFRRRYRTGTRIEFGLDLLMIDLTNPRSLVYQVNQLRKYLNELPRSESLTSALSPENRLIIKSMNDIQLADLTQLAHVDRRTRSRHNLEQLMSQIIQQLEQFTSLLSDKYFDHTAGPQQLIKAKWKVGL